The Tripterygium wilfordii isolate XIE 37 chromosome 21, ASM1340144v1, whole genome shotgun sequence genome segment ATTCCTCCTTCATCAAATTTTGCAACCCGGGTTTCAACTCTCTATTACAGAATTCCTCATACTCTTCCTTATCTCCTCCTTTTTTCttcacctccaccaccaccaaagaCTGTGTTAACTCAAATATCTCAGCAGCAATCGTTAATGGCCCCTTCACGCCCTCTCTCGAACCCTCCAAACTTACTCTGCAATCCTTCTTTCTAACAGTGAAACTCACAACCTTCGCAATCTCCTCCAATTTTGATATGATCTTCGAAACAGGGGCACCTGACACAAACCTAGCCCCCTCTCCTCCTTCCTCAAACAACCCAGACAAATCGAATCCAGGCGAAAATGATATTAAATCAAATGCATTCAAACTGGCTGGTCTAGGCAGCGTAGTAACCCTCCTTCGGGTCTCCAATTCTGAGTCCGATTCCGACATTGATTGATCATTGTCTGTCGATGAACCCACATCATCGCCCACTAGATCCTCAACATTACAAAGCTTATCATCATCTATATAAAACTTGATATGCTTGAAACCCTTTTTGAACCATCTATTCTCCATAATTTCGGGGATGGTGAACCTAGTTTCCGGATTTGTGTCAAGGAGACGCGTTAGAAGTTTGGTTAGCTCGGGAGAAAACCATCTGGGGCACCGAAATTCACCTTTGTAGATCTTCTTGTACATGGCCATAACATTCTGATCTTGGAAAGGCAAGTAACCCGccatcaaaacaaataaaaccacGCCACAAGACCAAATATCCACTTTGGCCGCATTATACCCTTTCCGTGACAAAACCTCCGGCGCTACATAAGCCGGCGTGCCGCAGAAAGTGTGAAACAACCCGTCCTGCCGTATCTGATCCGCAACAGCACTCAACCCAAAATCCGACACCTTCAGGTTACCGTTCTCGTCCAATAACAAATTCTCGGGCTTCAAATC includes the following:
- the LOC119988913 gene encoding CBL-interacting serine/threonine-protein kinase 12-like — encoded protein: MADTPLNRTTSKKHPQGLLLGRYEVGKLLGHGSFAKVYHARNVKSGDSVAIKVIDKEKILKSGLIAHIKREISILRRVRHPNIVQLFEVMATKAKIYFVMEYVRGGELFNKVAKGRLKEEVARRYFQQLISSVGFCHARGVYHRDLKPENLLLDENGNLKVSDFGLSAVADQIRQDGLFHTFCGTPAYVAPEVLSRKGYNAAKVDIWSCGVVLFVLMAGYLPFQDQNVMAMYKKIYKGEFRCPRWFSPELTKLLTRLLDTNPETRFTIPEIMENRWFKKGFKHIKFYIDDDKLCNVEDLVGDDVGSSTDNDQSMSESDSELETRRRVTTLPRPASLNAFDLISFSPGFDLSGLFEEGGEGARFVSGAPVSKIISKLEEIAKVVSFTVRKKDCRVSLEGSREGVKGPLTIAAEIFELTQSLVVVEVKKKGGDKEEYEEFCNRELKPGLQNLMKEELQAANSSHLPSDTE